A genomic segment from Halorubrum depositum encodes:
- a CDS encoding aldo/keto reductase, which produces MDYRRLGNTGLSVSELCFGTWRFGRETNGVVETGREEAHELLDAAADHGINFIDTANVYGTPNGTSEEYVGEWLAERDREDYVIASKVYFPFDGRGEPGPNDSGLGRKHIRAQVEGTLDRLDTDYLDVYYIHRWDEETPIEETMRVLDELVSEGKVHYLGASTMAAWQLTKALWTADVNDYARFDVVQPLHHAGYYEDIEEYLDVCVDQDIAVCPYSPLAGGFLTGKYERADPDDPEQVIAPDGSRASFDDRFERFYLSERGWKVLDAVREVAAELDAAPAQVALAWLTEWDEFTCVPIVGARTTDQLAENVAATDLDLSDDQWDRIMDARYAPDGTLWGH; this is translated from the coding sequence ATGGATTACCGACGGCTCGGCAACACGGGACTGAGCGTCTCGGAGCTCTGCTTCGGGACGTGGCGCTTCGGGCGCGAGACGAACGGCGTCGTCGAGACGGGGCGCGAGGAGGCCCACGAACTGCTCGACGCGGCCGCGGACCACGGGATCAACTTCATCGACACGGCCAACGTGTACGGGACGCCGAACGGGACGAGCGAGGAGTACGTCGGCGAGTGGCTCGCGGAGCGCGACCGCGAGGACTACGTGATCGCCTCGAAGGTGTACTTCCCGTTCGACGGGCGCGGCGAGCCCGGGCCCAACGACTCCGGGCTCGGCCGCAAGCACATCAGAGCGCAGGTCGAGGGGACGCTCGACCGGCTCGACACCGACTACCTCGACGTTTACTACATCCACCGCTGGGACGAGGAGACGCCCATCGAGGAGACGATGCGCGTCCTCGACGAGCTCGTTTCGGAGGGGAAGGTGCACTACCTCGGCGCGTCGACGATGGCCGCGTGGCAGCTGACGAAGGCGCTGTGGACCGCCGACGTCAACGACTACGCCCGGTTCGACGTGGTCCAGCCGCTCCACCACGCCGGCTACTACGAGGACATCGAGGAGTACCTCGACGTGTGTGTCGACCAGGACATCGCCGTCTGCCCGTACTCCCCGCTCGCGGGCGGGTTCCTCACCGGGAAGTACGAGCGCGCCGACCCGGACGACCCCGAGCAGGTGATCGCGCCGGACGGCTCGCGGGCGAGCTTCGACGACCGCTTCGAGCGGTTCTACCTCTCCGAGCGCGGCTGGAAGGTGCTGGACGCGGTGCGCGAGGTCGCCGCCGAGCTCGACGCCGCCCCGGCGCAGGTCGCGCTCGCGTGGCTGACCGAGTGGGACGAGTTCACCTGCGTCCCCATCGTCGGCGCGCGCACGACCGACCAGCTCGCGGAGAACGTCGCCGCGACCGATCTGGACCTGTCCGACGACCAGTGGGACCGGATCATGGACGCGCGGTACGCGCCGGACGGGACGCTCTGGGGGCACTGA
- a CDS encoding DUF7548 family protein, with amino-acid sequence MNLRDVSRRTGIAAGVVTVVALAAPYALVSGYATQLAGYYAAGTLGAGGIALFALLSAVVVASVEQGNLDPGTLAGVAVILGVATTLSAAMWALAVEPTTMYADYRWLRWHAPAVVALSVPLPVSAAAYARALLS; translated from the coding sequence ATGAACCTCCGCGACGTCTCGCGCCGGACGGGGATCGCCGCCGGCGTCGTCACCGTGGTCGCGCTCGCGGCCCCGTACGCGCTCGTGTCGGGGTACGCGACGCAACTCGCCGGCTACTACGCCGCCGGCACCCTCGGCGCCGGCGGGATCGCGCTGTTCGCACTGCTGAGCGCCGTCGTCGTCGCCTCGGTCGAGCAGGGCAACCTCGACCCCGGGACGCTCGCGGGCGTCGCGGTGATCCTCGGCGTCGCGACTACGCTCAGCGCGGCGATGTGGGCGCTCGCCGTCGAGCCGACGACGATGTACGCCGACTACCGCTGGCTGCGCTGGCACGCGCCCGCCGTCGTCGCCCTGTCGGTCCCGCTTCCGGTCTCCGCCGCGGCGTACGCCCGAGCGCTGCTGTCGTAG
- the ligA gene encoding ATP-dependent DNA ligase LigA — translation MEFATFAARAERLAAEPGDIETTLAVADLLREAGGEGSADDPSDGDDLATVTRLLLGRVFPAHDTRTLDVGPALCREAIARAAGQNVTAADVEDRLASAGEIGAVAAGFDFGGQRGLAAFGDGRDALTVAELDADLRGLAAASGDGSESRKLDALFGLFNRCDPAEAKFLARLVLGEMRIGVGEGTVRDAIAEAFLTDPEFESAESDDEEPTPRAGDEAVAAVERALQVTNDYGRVAVLARDEGLAGLRAEGLVVGRPVQAMLAQAGTATDAVEAFGEVAVETKFDGARVQVHYVPEGDGKPEGDALGPKLYSRNMDDVTDALPEIAERVAARVDVPVILDGEVVAVDDDGDPLPFQQVLRRFRRKHDVDRMREEVSLRLHAFDCLHADGDDLLDEPLRVRHERLVDVVPDAAAPLEVASGVEAIEAAEAAALDAGHEGVMLKDPDAPYTPGDRGREWLKRKPDVETLDAVVVGAEWGEGRRAELFGTFLLGVRAGGDGEGGEAGEGFATVGKVATGLTDEELADLTERLEPRVVSENGTELSIRPAVVLEVGYEEIQTSPTYSSGYALRFPRFVGVREDKSVEDADSLERVARLAGDSG, via the coding sequence ATGGAGTTCGCCACGTTCGCCGCGCGGGCCGAGCGGCTGGCGGCCGAGCCGGGCGACATCGAGACGACGCTCGCGGTCGCGGATCTGCTCCGCGAGGCCGGCGGAGAGGGGAGCGCGGACGACCCGAGCGACGGCGACGACCTCGCGACGGTCACCCGCCTCCTGCTCGGCCGCGTCTTCCCGGCGCACGACACGCGGACCCTCGACGTCGGCCCGGCGCTGTGCCGGGAGGCGATCGCCCGCGCCGCGGGCCAGAACGTGACCGCCGCCGACGTCGAGGACCGACTGGCGTCGGCGGGCGAGATCGGCGCGGTCGCCGCCGGCTTCGACTTCGGCGGCCAGCGCGGGCTCGCCGCCTTCGGCGACGGGCGCGACGCGCTCACGGTCGCCGAGCTGGACGCGGACCTGCGCGGGCTGGCGGCCGCGTCGGGCGACGGGAGTGAGTCCCGCAAGCTCGACGCGCTGTTCGGGCTGTTTAACCGGTGTGACCCCGCCGAGGCGAAGTTCCTCGCGCGCCTGGTGCTCGGCGAGATGCGGATCGGCGTCGGCGAGGGGACCGTTCGAGACGCGATCGCCGAGGCGTTCCTGACCGACCCGGAGTTCGAGTCTGCCGAGAGCGACGACGAGGAGCCGACCCCGCGCGCCGGCGACGAGGCGGTCGCGGCCGTCGAGCGCGCGCTGCAGGTGACGAACGACTACGGCCGGGTCGCGGTCCTCGCGCGCGACGAGGGGCTCGCGGGGCTCCGGGCCGAGGGGCTCGTCGTCGGGCGCCCCGTGCAGGCGATGCTCGCGCAGGCGGGGACCGCGACCGACGCGGTCGAGGCGTTCGGGGAGGTCGCCGTCGAGACGAAGTTCGACGGGGCGCGCGTGCAGGTCCACTACGTGCCCGAGGGCGACGGGAAACCGGAGGGAGACGCGCTCGGCCCGAAGCTCTACTCCCGGAACATGGACGACGTGACCGACGCGCTCCCGGAGATCGCCGAGCGCGTCGCGGCTCGGGTCGACGTCCCGGTCATCCTCGACGGCGAGGTCGTCGCGGTCGACGACGACGGCGACCCGCTCCCGTTCCAGCAGGTGCTGCGGCGGTTCCGCCGGAAACACGACGTCGACCGGATGCGCGAGGAGGTGTCGCTGCGGCTCCACGCCTTCGACTGCCTCCACGCCGACGGCGACGACCTGCTCGACGAGCCGCTCCGGGTCCGTCACGAGCGCCTCGTCGACGTCGTCCCGGACGCGGCCGCGCCCCTGGAGGTCGCGAGCGGGGTCGAGGCGATCGAGGCGGCGGAGGCGGCCGCGCTCGACGCGGGCCACGAGGGGGTGATGCTGAAGGACCCGGACGCTCCCTACACCCCGGGCGATCGCGGGCGGGAGTGGCTGAAGCGCAAGCCCGACGTGGAGACGCTCGACGCGGTCGTCGTCGGCGCGGAGTGGGGAGAGGGACGACGCGCGGAGCTGTTCGGGACGTTCCTGCTCGGGGTGCGGGCGGGCGGAGACGGCGAGGGGGGCGAGGCGGGCGAGGGGTTCGCGACCGTCGGCAAGGTCGCGACCGGCCTCACCGACGAGGAGCTCGCCGACCTCACCGAGCGGCTGGAGCCCCGCGTCGTGAGCGAGAACGGGACGGAGCTCTCGATCCGGCCGGCGGTCGTCCTGGAGGTCGGCTACGAGGAGATTCAGACGTCACCGACGTACTCGTCGGGGTACGCGCTGCGGTTCCCCCGGTTCGTCGGCGTCCGCGAGGACAAGTCGGTGGAAGACGCCGACTCGCTGGAGCGGGTCGCGCGGCTCGCGGGCGACTCGGGGTGA
- a CDS encoding MBL fold metallo-hydrolase, with product MTVRYDDFAVEWLGYATARLAPEDGPVAYTDPGRYGVLDDYWARDGDLVVVTHDHHYDPEGIRSVASEEATLVIYDAVDPEGIDRDVESIDSLADDYDVIRVDDEARVDVHTPAGEATVWSVAAHNDPEGPNAGPDGSVTHPPGLGCGFLLGLGDRTVFWPGDSDALDAFAELDVSVFLANIGGGGIVSDRHTSADLAERMDPDLVVPIHYDTFEKLEADGEAFAGDVAARSIPVALDARSANQ from the coding sequence ATGACGGTCCGCTACGACGACTTCGCGGTGGAGTGGCTCGGCTACGCGACGGCGCGGCTCGCGCCCGAGGACGGCCCGGTCGCCTACACCGACCCGGGGCGGTACGGCGTGCTCGACGACTACTGGGCGCGCGACGGCGACCTCGTCGTCGTCACCCACGACCACCACTACGACCCCGAGGGGATCCGGTCGGTCGCGAGCGAGGAGGCGACGCTCGTCATCTACGACGCGGTCGACCCCGAGGGGATCGACCGCGACGTGGAGTCGATCGACTCGCTCGCCGACGACTACGACGTGATCCGCGTCGACGACGAGGCGCGCGTCGACGTCCACACGCCCGCCGGGGAGGCGACCGTGTGGTCCGTCGCCGCCCACAACGACCCCGAGGGCCCGAACGCCGGCCCGGACGGCTCGGTGACGCACCCGCCCGGGCTCGGCTGCGGGTTCCTGCTCGGTCTCGGCGACCGAACCGTCTTCTGGCCGGGCGACTCCGACGCGCTCGACGCGTTCGCGGAGCTCGACGTCTCGGTATTCCTCGCGAACATCGGCGGCGGCGGCATCGTCTCCGATAGACACACGAGCGCGGACCTGGCCGAGCGCATGGACCCGGACCTAGTGGTCCCGATCCACTACGACACCTTCGAGAAGCTGGAGGCGGACGGCGAGGCGTTCGCGGGCGACGTCGCCGCCCGGTCGATCCCGGTCGCGCTCGACGCCCGGTCGGCGAATCAGTAG
- a CDS encoding PGF-CTERM-anchored ABC transporter substrate-binding protein, with protein MRTRYVIAVALLVTTALVGGVAGPAAGAQPATVESPTDGPTLQAPTDGPSVHQTGDACGFPLEITDATGTTITLDEAPERITTTNPSAAQTLWELGEQDRVVGVTQYAAYLDGASERENVSAEGLGVSVERVVATEPDLVLAPNASAGQVEALREQGLTVYHFSEATSIEDIAEKTETVGRLVGNCEAAAETNAEMNEAVADAENRTADLDRPDALYPLGSGFVAANDTFINSIMEAGGVDNVAAAEGDGYPQLSDEVILQTDPELILVTTPDAAILAEEPYASTTAGTEGNYVVMNVNYLNQPAPRSVIESTTTLSTAVAELQAEDGEAGGSDGENESDGETDGSDGGMNESDGGDGSTADGSDGGDATTGDEAPGFGVVAALIAAIAAALIARRP; from the coding sequence ATGCGAACGAGATACGTTATCGCGGTGGCCCTGCTCGTGACGACCGCCCTCGTCGGCGGCGTCGCGGGCCCGGCCGCGGGTGCACAGCCGGCGACGGTCGAGTCGCCGACGGACGGACCGACGCTCCAGGCCCCGACCGACGGGCCGAGCGTCCACCAGACGGGAGACGCGTGCGGGTTCCCGCTGGAGATCACGGACGCGACGGGGACCACGATCACGCTCGACGAGGCGCCCGAGCGGATCACGACGACGAACCCGTCGGCCGCCCAGACGCTTTGGGAACTCGGCGAGCAAGACCGCGTCGTCGGCGTCACCCAGTACGCAGCGTACCTCGACGGGGCGAGCGAGCGGGAGAACGTCTCCGCGGAGGGGCTCGGCGTCAGCGTCGAGCGCGTCGTGGCCACCGAGCCGGACCTCGTGCTCGCGCCGAACGCGTCGGCGGGCCAGGTCGAGGCGCTCCGCGAGCAGGGCCTCACCGTCTACCACTTCTCCGAGGCGACCTCAATCGAGGACATCGCGGAGAAGACCGAGACCGTCGGTCGCCTCGTCGGGAACTGCGAGGCCGCCGCCGAGACGAACGCCGAGATGAATGAGGCCGTCGCTGACGCCGAGAACCGGACCGCCGACCTCGACCGGCCGGACGCGCTCTACCCGCTCGGGAGCGGCTTCGTCGCCGCGAACGACACGTTCATCAACTCGATCATGGAGGCCGGCGGCGTGGACAACGTCGCGGCCGCGGAGGGCGACGGCTACCCGCAGCTCTCCGACGAGGTGATCCTCCAGACCGACCCCGAGCTAATCTTAGTGACCACCCCCGACGCCGCGATCTTAGCGGAGGAGCCGTACGCCAGCACGACCGCCGGCACCGAGGGCAACTACGTCGTGATGAACGTGAACTACCTCAACCAGCCGGCGCCCCGCAGCGTGATCGAGTCGACGACCACGCTCTCGACCGCCGTCGCGGAGCTCCAGGCGGAAGACGGAGAGGCGGGCGGGAGCGACGGAGAGAACGAGAGCGATGGCGAGACCGACGGCAGCGACGGCGGCATGAACGAGAGCGACGGCGGCGACGGATCGACCGCGGACGGCAGCGACGGCGGCGACGCGACCACCGGCGACGAGGCGCCCGGGTTCGGCGTCGTCGCCGCGCTGATCGCCGCGATTGCCGCGGCGCTGATCGCGCGGCGGCCGTGA
- the btuC gene encoding vitamin B12 ABC transporter permease BtuC, with translation MSAWTRASVWSAGLAAALVAVAVVSAAIGPVRIPPAEVVKAVLNAVTVPAGIETTTAGIGTLRLPGVGPLTLPGIDLAYASPFAFPVDDVHAQIVVGVRLPRILMAALVGFALAAAGTVMQGFFRNPMADPSIIGVSSGAAVGAVAFIVFPAALSATVTLPLVGAVDLGLSHGAGVSLFAFVGALAAAFGVYAIATRHGRTPVATLLLAGVAVQTFLGAVISYLQLQAGESLRRVVAWLMGHLSGASWSEVAATAVVVPPLFVLLLVYARDLNVLLLGEEEARGLGIAVERTKRVLLGASALITAAGVAFAGIIGFVGLIVPHILRLVVGPDHRVLLPTAALAGGSFLVAADTVARAGSTELPVGIVTAAVGAPFFVYLLSKREVHEL, from the coding sequence ATGAGTGCCTGGACGCGGGCGTCCGTCTGGTCGGCGGGGTTAGCGGCCGCGCTGGTCGCCGTGGCCGTGGTGAGCGCCGCGATCGGTCCCGTCAGGATCCCGCCCGCTGAGGTCGTGAAGGCCGTGTTGAACGCGGTCACCGTGCCGGCCGGTATCGAGACGACGACCGCCGGGATCGGCACCCTGCGGCTCCCCGGCGTGGGCCCGCTGACCCTTCCCGGGATCGATCTCGCCTACGCCTCGCCGTTCGCGTTCCCGGTCGACGACGTCCACGCGCAGATCGTCGTCGGCGTCCGGCTCCCCCGAATCCTGATGGCCGCGCTGGTCGGCTTCGCGCTCGCGGCGGCCGGCACGGTGATGCAGGGGTTCTTCCGGAACCCGATGGCCGACCCGTCGATCATCGGCGTCTCCTCCGGCGCGGCGGTCGGCGCCGTCGCGTTCATCGTCTTCCCCGCGGCGCTGTCGGCGACCGTCACGCTCCCGCTGGTCGGCGCGGTCGACCTGGGGCTCTCGCACGGCGCCGGCGTCAGCCTCTTCGCGTTCGTCGGCGCGCTCGCGGCCGCCTTCGGCGTGTACGCGATCGCGACGCGACACGGGCGGACCCCGGTGGCGACCCTGCTGCTCGCGGGCGTCGCGGTCCAGACGTTCCTCGGCGCGGTCATCTCGTACCTCCAGCTGCAGGCCGGCGAGTCGCTCCGCCGCGTCGTCGCGTGGCTGATGGGCCACCTCTCGGGCGCCTCGTGGAGCGAGGTCGCCGCGACGGCGGTCGTGGTGCCCCCGCTGTTCGTCCTCCTCCTCGTGTACGCGCGCGACCTCAACGTCCTCCTGCTCGGCGAGGAGGAGGCGCGCGGGCTCGGGATCGCGGTCGAGCGCACCAAGCGGGTCCTGCTCGGCGCCTCCGCGCTGATCACGGCCGCGGGCGTCGCCTTCGCCGGGATCATCGGCTTCGTCGGGCTAATCGTCCCCCACATCCTCCGGCTGGTCGTCGGCCCCGATCACCGGGTCCTGTTACCGACCGCGGCGCTCGCGGGCGGGTCGTTCCTCGTCGCCGCCGACACGGTCGCCCGCGCCGGGAGCACGGAGCTGCCGGTCGGCATCGTCACCGCCGCGGTCGGCGCGCCCTTCTTCGTCTACCTGCTCTCGAAGCGGGAGGTGCACGAGCTGTGA
- a CDS encoding ATP-binding cassette domain-containing protein, with translation MSSEPAAEDGGGGAGDGLGATDPDGDDPLIGVSGLTASFGDVPVVSGVDLRVDRGELVGLVGPNGAGKTTVLRAIKGSLTPDSGEILLDGDRAADLSAREAGRRVASVPQETSLAFDFRVRHVVEMGRTPHLGRFDSHGADDDRAVREAMDAAGVARFADRSITEVSGGERQRVLLARALAQGTPALLLDEPTASLDANHAVRTLELVRDLVDDGRSALAAIHDLDAAARYCDRIVVLANGGVHATGPPDEVLTADALRTAFDAEAFVGRNPATGTPAVTAFDAVGAAGGRDADRDDADRGETDARRLHVVGQGRAASRVVARLAAAGHELSVGVVPEGDAAAETARDAGARVVAAPAFEPVGAGTREAAAELAHEADATVVVDGAGGDTDRSESDRAEPNAAVVAAADRVVAVDRDVDATDLLDAVRGLDEA, from the coding sequence GTGAGCTCCGAGCCGGCCGCGGAGGACGGCGGAGGCGGGGCGGGCGACGGTCTCGGGGCCACCGATCCCGACGGCGACGACCCCCTCATCGGAGTCAGCGGCCTGACGGCGTCATTCGGCGACGTGCCGGTCGTCTCCGGCGTGGACCTCCGGGTCGACCGCGGTGAACTCGTCGGGCTCGTCGGCCCGAACGGCGCGGGGAAGACGACGGTGCTCCGGGCGATCAAGGGATCGCTCACGCCCGACTCGGGGGAGATCCTGCTCGACGGCGACCGCGCCGCCGACCTCTCCGCGCGCGAGGCCGGCCGCCGCGTCGCCAGCGTCCCGCAGGAGACGAGCCTCGCGTTCGACTTCCGGGTGCGGCACGTGGTGGAGATGGGCCGGACGCCCCACCTCGGCCGGTTCGACAGCCACGGCGCCGACGACGACCGGGCGGTCCGAGAGGCGATGGACGCGGCCGGCGTCGCGCGCTTCGCCGACCGCTCGATCACCGAGGTGTCGGGCGGGGAGCGCCAGCGCGTCCTGCTCGCGCGGGCGCTGGCCCAGGGGACGCCGGCCCTCCTGTTGGACGAGCCGACGGCGAGCCTCGACGCGAACCACGCCGTGCGCACCCTCGAGCTCGTCCGCGACCTCGTCGACGACGGCCGGAGCGCGCTCGCGGCGATCCACGACCTCGACGCCGCGGCCCGGTACTGCGACCGGATCGTCGTCCTCGCGAACGGCGGCGTCCACGCGACCGGGCCGCCCGACGAGGTGCTGACCGCGGACGCGCTCCGGACCGCGTTCGACGCCGAGGCGTTCGTGGGCCGGAACCCCGCGACCGGGACGCCCGCGGTCACCGCCTTCGACGCGGTCGGGGCGGCCGGCGGGCGCGACGCGGACCGCGATGACGCGGACCGCGGCGAGACCGACGCGCGGCGCCTCCACGTCGTCGGGCAGGGACGGGCGGCCTCGCGGGTCGTCGCTCGCCTCGCGGCCGCGGGCCACGAGCTCTCGGTCGGGGTGGTCCCCGAAGGCGACGCGGCCGCCGAGACCGCTCGCGACGCCGGCGCCCGGGTGGTCGCGGCCCCCGCGTTCGAGCCGGTCGGCGCGGGGACCCGCGAGGCCGCGGCGGAGCTCGCGCACGAGGCCGACGCGACCGTCGTCGTCGACGGCGCCGGCGGCGACACCGATCGAAGTGAGAGCGACCGAGCCGAGCCGAACGCGGCGGTCGTCGCGGCCGCCGACCGAGTCGTCGCGGTCGACCGGGACGTCGACGCCACCGACCTCCTCGACGCGGTTCGCGGCCTCGACGAGGCGTAG
- a CDS encoding substrate-binding domain-containing protein produces MERRQFLRGTGAAIGGSLLAGCAGSDGRTVTVDYAYYNPVSLVLREKGWLAEAFAETDVDVEWVLSLGSNQANEYSQGGEAEVASTAGIAALMARSNGVPITTPYVYSEPEWTALVTFAETGIESVADLEGKRVAATRGTDPYFFLLQALDDAGLSEDDVEVVHLQHPEGQSALVGGDVDAWAGLDPHMAELELEHDGAELFFREPAYNTYGFLNFLDGFLADHPDDARRVVEAYERGREWAIDNPTETAGILASESEMSQAVAERVFTRRTDLSEPLPGDAHRGLLSDLAPILEREGLVNDDADPAGSIDDLLDAEFAADIVGDAGSGGE; encoded by the coding sequence ATGGAACGAAGACAGTTCCTGCGCGGCACCGGCGCAGCGATCGGCGGCTCGCTGCTCGCCGGCTGCGCCGGGAGCGACGGACGCACCGTGACGGTCGACTACGCCTACTACAACCCGGTCAGCCTCGTCCTGCGCGAGAAGGGGTGGCTGGCGGAGGCGTTCGCGGAGACGGACGTCGACGTGGAGTGGGTGCTGAGCCTCGGCAGCAACCAGGCCAACGAGTACTCGCAGGGAGGGGAGGCGGAGGTCGCCTCGACCGCCGGGATCGCGGCGCTGATGGCGCGGTCGAACGGGGTCCCGATCACGACGCCGTACGTCTACTCGGAGCCGGAGTGGACCGCGCTCGTCACGTTCGCGGAGACGGGGATCGAGTCGGTCGCGGACCTGGAGGGCAAGCGCGTCGCGGCCACCCGCGGCACCGACCCGTACTTCTTCCTGCTGCAGGCGCTCGACGACGCAGGGCTGAGCGAGGACGACGTCGAGGTCGTCCACCTCCAACATCCGGAGGGGCAGTCGGCGCTGGTGGGGGGCGACGTGGACGCGTGGGCCGGGCTCGACCCCCACATGGCCGAGCTGGAGCTAGAACACGACGGCGCGGAGCTGTTCTTCCGCGAGCCCGCCTACAACACCTACGGCTTCCTCAACTTCCTCGACGGCTTCCTCGCGGACCACCCCGATGACGCCCGGCGGGTCGTCGAGGCCTACGAGCGCGGCCGCGAGTGGGCGATCGACAACCCGACGGAGACCGCGGGGATCCTCGCGAGCGAGTCGGAGATGTCCCAGGCGGTGGCCGAGCGCGTGTTCACGCGCCGCACCGACCTCTCGGAGCCGCTTCCGGGCGATGCGCACCGCGGCCTGCTCTCCGACCTCGCGCCGATCTTAGAGCGCGAGGGGCTCGTCAACGACGACGCCGACCCCGCGGGGAGTATCGACGACCTGCTCGACGCGGAGTTCGCGGCCGATATCGTCGGCGACGCCGGAAGCGGGGGCGAGTGA
- a CDS encoding ABC transporter permease has product MAATRETERTGIGVAAETLPDADQFRWLIGFVVPAAVVVAWHLLVATGVFAAHQLPTPLRVVETLYGLGVSGELWGHVAITVQRVFLGVLLGASVGILLGTLTGLYDLAADLLDPLLQSLKNIPSLAWVPLFLLWFGIGEGAKVLLIAVGAFFPVYLNLSTGIGEVSEDLLEVAEVYDLGRIESLRRVVFPAAVPSLLVGIRGGVGLAWMFVVAAELIAASEGIGFLLSDGRVLARPDIIVGSILLFAFFGNLSDLAVKEVKNRVVVR; this is encoded by the coding sequence ATGGCCGCGACGCGCGAGACGGAGCGGACGGGGATCGGCGTCGCCGCCGAGACCCTCCCCGACGCCGACCAGTTCCGGTGGCTGATCGGTTTCGTCGTGCCCGCGGCGGTCGTCGTCGCCTGGCACCTGCTGGTCGCGACCGGCGTCTTCGCCGCCCACCAGCTTCCGACGCCGCTGCGGGTGGTCGAGACGCTCTACGGGCTGGGCGTCTCCGGCGAGCTGTGGGGTCACGTCGCGATCACGGTCCAGCGCGTGTTCCTCGGCGTCCTCCTCGGCGCGAGCGTCGGTATCCTCCTCGGGACGCTCACGGGGCTGTACGACCTCGCCGCCGACCTCCTCGACCCCCTGCTCCAGAGCCTCAAGAACATTCCCTCGCTGGCGTGGGTGCCGCTGTTCCTGCTGTGGTTCGGGATCGGCGAGGGCGCGAAGGTGCTCCTGATCGCCGTCGGCGCCTTCTTCCCCGTCTACCTCAACCTCTCGACGGGGATCGGCGAGGTGAGCGAGGACCTTCTGGAGGTCGCCGAGGTGTACGACCTCGGCCGGATCGAGTCGCTCCGACGGGTGGTGTTCCCGGCCGCGGTGCCGAGCCTGCTCGTCGGGATCCGGGGCGGCGTCGGCCTGGCGTGGATGTTCGTCGTGGCCGCAGAGCTGATCGCGGCCAGCGAGGGGATCGGGTTCCTGCTGAGCGACGGCCGGGTGCTCGCGCGCCCCGACATCATCGTCGGCTCGATCCTGCTGTTCGCGTTCTTCGGGAACCTCTCGGACCTGGCGGTCAAGGAGGTGAAGAACCGTGTCGTCGTTCGGTAA
- a CDS encoding ABC transporter ATP-binding protein — protein MAEPTLAVRGLTKRYGETVALEDVDLAVGDGEFVAVVGPSGCGKSTLLRVLSGLEGRFEGDAAVDGVDVREGGSDAVGMVFQEPRLLGWTDVRENVALGLPADVDRDDPDTRDRVDELIETVGLDGFAESRPGELSGGMAQRVALARGLAYEPEVLLLDEPFSALDRLTKHEQQDHLLDVWAERGTTVALVTHDVEEAAYLADRVVVLGGQPGTIEAVVDVDADRPRDRTDGELLAARREITDALGL, from the coding sequence ATGGCAGAGCCGACCCTCGCCGTCCGCGGGCTCACCAAGCGCTACGGCGAGACGGTCGCGCTCGAGGACGTCGACCTCGCTGTCGGCGACGGGGAGTTCGTCGCGGTGGTCGGCCCGTCCGGCTGCGGGAAGTCGACGCTGCTGCGCGTGCTGTCCGGGCTGGAGGGCCGGTTCGAGGGCGACGCCGCGGTCGACGGGGTCGACGTGCGCGAGGGCGGCAGCGACGCCGTCGGGATGGTGTTCCAAGAGCCGCGGCTCCTCGGGTGGACGGACGTGCGGGAGAACGTCGCCCTCGGTCTCCCGGCAGACGTCGACCGCGACGACCCCGACACGCGCGACCGCGTTGACGAACTGATCGAGACGGTCGGGCTCGACGGGTTCGCGGAGAGCCGGCCGGGCGAGCTCTCCGGCGGGATGGCCCAGCGCGTCGCGCTGGCGCGCGGGCTCGCCTACGAGCCGGAGGTGTTGCTGCTCGACGAGCCGTTCTCCGCGCTCGACCGCCTGACGAAACACGAGCAGCAGGACCACCTGCTCGACGTGTGGGCGGAGCGGGGGACCACGGTCGCGCTGGTGACGCACGACGTCGAGGAGGCCGCCTACCTCGCGGACCGCGTCGTCGTCCTCGGCGGACAGCCCGGGACGATCGAGGCGGTGGTCGACGTCGACGCCGACCGCCCCCGCGACCGGACCGACGGGGAGCTGCTGGCGGCCCGTCGCGAGATAACCGACGCGCTCGGGCTCTGA